The genomic segment CTCGGCCATGGTGGCTCCAATGGTCGGGTGGGATGCGCGAGGGCGCGGATGATCTCGATACGCTCGCAGAGCGAGCACTCGATCCGGCGGCCGCGTTCGACGGCCATCCGACGATTCTAGTGATCGAGCAGACGATCCAGGTTCACGGCCGCGTTGATGAGAGAGAGGTGGCTGAAGGCCTGGGGGAAATTGCCGAGCTGCTCGCCGGTCAGCCCGATCTCCTCCGCGTAGAGCCCGAGGTGGTTGGCGTAGGTCAGCATCTTCTCGAAGGTGAGCTGCGCCTCTTCCGTGCGGCCGGTGCGCGCGAGCGCGTCGACGTACCAGAACGAGCAGAGGGTGAAGGTGCCCTCCGAGCCGCGCAGCCCGTCGGGCGACGCGGCCGGGTTGTAGCGGTAGACCAGGCTGTCCGACACCAGCTCCTGCTCCATCGCCCGCAGCGTCGAGAGCCACATCGGATCGCGCGGCGAGATGACGCCCATGGCGGGCATCACGAGGTTCGCGGCGTCGAGCACGGTGCTGCCGTCGTGCTGTACGAACGCGCCGCGCTCGGCATCCCACGACGTCGTCATCAGCCGGCGGTAGATCTCGTCGCGCTCGTGCCGCCAGCGGGCGACGTCGGCCGGCCGGCCGCCGGATTCGGCGAGACGGATGCCGCGGTCCAGGGCCGTCCAGCACATGAAGCGGCCGAACGTGAACTTCTGGCGGCCGCCCCGCGTCTCCCACACCCCCTCCTCGGGGGTGTCCCAGTGGTCGCAGACCCAGTCGAGCATGCGGCTCACCTCCGTCCAGCCCACGTGGCTGAGCTGGAAGCCCTGGTCGACGGCGCGCTGGATCGAGTCCATCGCCTCGCCGTAGATGTCCAGCTGCAGCTGGTCGGCGGCGCCGTTTCCGATGCGGACCGGCGAGGAGTCGCGATAGCCGCTCCAGGAGGGCAGCGTCGTCTCGGCGAGGTCGGACGATCCGTCGACGCGGTACATGATCTTCAGCGGCCCCGACTCGTCGCCGGCGCTCTCCTGCACGCGGGCGAGGAGCCACTGCCCGAACGCCTCGGCCTCTTCGGCGTAGCCGAGCCCGAGCAGGGCGTGCACCGAGAAGGAGGCGTCGCGGATCCAGGTGTAGCGGTAGTCCCAGTTGCGCTCGCCGCCGACCTGTTCCGGCAGGCCCGCCGTCGGCGCCGCGACCAGGGCTCCGGTGGGCGCGTAGGTGAGGAGCTTCAGTGTGATGGCGGAACGGTGCACCATCTCGCGCCAGCGCCCGCGGTACGTCGACCGGGCCACCCAGTCGCGCCAGTACCGCTGGGTGTCCAGCAGCATCGCCTCGAGCTCTTCGACCGGGACGCGGGTGGGCGCCGCGCCTCCCGTCTCGAGCAGCACGCCGGTGCGCTCACCGGCGTGGAGCATGCCGCGCACCCGCAGGCCGCCCTCGACGAGCTCGATGGTCCCGGCCTGCCCATCGCCGCGGCGCACGATGTCGCCGACCCGGTGCACGGTCAGGGACTGCCCGCCGCCGGTGAAGACGACGCCGTCGCCGGGCGCCGGCTCGATCCCGGTGTGTTCGGCGGTGCCGTACTCGAACGCCGGCCGGATGTCGCCGACGAACGCCATCGAGCCGCGGACGACGCGGATCAGCCGCGCGATCCGGTGTCGGTCGGTGGGCTCATGGCCGGCGATCGGCATGAAGTCGATGACCTCGCCGACCCCCGCCTCGGTCATGTAGCGCGTGAGGAGGATCGCGGTGTCGGGCAGGTACAGCTGCCGCGTCACGTAGTCGTCGGTGTCGGGGCGCACGCGGCAGAACCCGCCGCGCTGGGCGTCCAGCAGCGAGCCGAAGATGCTCGGCGAGTCGAACCGCGGGGCGCAGAACCAGTCGATCGTGCCCTCGGTGTCGATGAGCGCCGCGGTCTGCAGGTCGCCGATCACTCCATGGTTCGAGATGTCGGGGTAATCGCCCATCGGCCCGCCGCCCGTCCCACCTGGGTCAGCTCAGGAACCTGATGGTGAGCGGGTACGTGTACCACTCCCCCCGGTTCGCCTTCACCGCCGCGACGATGCACAGGACGATGTTCAGGATGTACGCGGCGATGAGGATGAAGATGCCGATGATGAGGAATGTCAGCACCGTGCCCACGACGTACGCGATGAGCAGTGTGAGCTGGAAGTTCAGCGCCGTCGCGGTGTGGGCACGGACGAAGGGGCCGCGGTCCTTCAGCACGAGGTAGCCCACGAGCGGCGCAAGGAAGCCGAAGAACAGGCCACCGAGGTGCACGAGGGTGGCCCACAGCTTCTCATCGGCGGGGGTCATCGGCTGGGGCGGGGCTGCAGCGCCGTACGGGTACTGCGGCGGAGGCGTCGTCATGGCGCCAGCCTAGTGGCGCCGCCGCTGCGGCCGAGAGGGGGTTGTCCCCCGTCTTCACGGGGGCGACCCCGCCGACGAAGCGCATCGGGCCGCCCACGCCGGGCGCGTCCGCGTCAGGCCGGCCGCAGCGCGTCGGGCCCGAGCTCGGCGATCGACATGTGCCCGGACAGCCCCAGCGTGATGTCGAGCTCAGCGAGCAGGTTGCGCACCGCCTCGCGGACGCCGGCCTCGCCGGCGACGGCCAGGCCGTACGCGTACGGTCGCCCGATCGCGACGGCGGTGGCGCCCAGCGCCAGCGCGATGAAGGCATCGGAGCCCTGGCGCACACCGGAGTCGAACACGAGGGGCACCCGGCCCGCCACACGCTCGGCGATCGCGGGCAGCACCTCCAGCGTCGGCACGGACTGATCGATCTGGCGCCCGCCGTGGTTGGAGACCCAGATGCCGTCGACGCCGGCATCGAGCGCGCGGAGGGCGTCGTCGGGGTGCACGATGCCCTTGAGGATGATCGGCAGCGAGGTCCACTCGCGGGCCTTCGCGAGGTCGCCCCACGTGAGCGCCGGCGTGGAGAACACCTCGAGGAAGGTCTCGACGGCGGCACGTGGCAGCGGCGAGCGCAGGTTGTCGCGCACGCTCCGGGAGCCGGTGAGGGCGGAGCCTCTGCGAGCGATCCGCACGCCCGCCGCGACCGCCTTCGGCGTCACGCGCACGGCCGGCGCCGGTGGGTCGGCAGGCGCAGCGGCTGCCGCCCGCGCACGCTCGCGCACCAGCTGCTGGAACACGGGATCGCCGGTGTACTGCGCGATGCCCATCGCGCGCGTGAAGGGCAGGTAGGCGAGGTCGAGGTCGCGGGTGCGCCAGCCCAGCAGGTGCGTGTCGAGCGTGACGACGATCGCTTCGCAGCCGGATGCCTCCGCCCGGCGCAGCAGCGAGGCGTTGAGCTCGTCGGACGCCGACCAGTAGAGCTGGAACATCCGCGATGCGGCGGGGGCGGCATCCGTCACCTCCTCCATCGGGACGGACGCCTGGTTCGAGATGGTGTACGGCACGCCGAGGGAGGCCGCCGCCCGCGCCACCGCGAGGTCGGCGTCGGCGTGCGCGAGCTCCATGACCCCGAGCGGCGCGAGAAGCAGGGGTGTGGGGCGGCGCGTGCCCAGGAAGTCGATCGACAGATCTCGTGACGACACGTCGCGCAGCGGCCGGGGCCACACCTGCCAGCGGCCGAACGCGGCGCGGTTGGCGGCCACGGTGCGCTCGGCACCGGCTCCCCCGGC from the Microbacterium atlanticum genome contains:
- a CDS encoding glycoside hydrolase family 15 protein, whose protein sequence is MGDYPDISNHGVIGDLQTAALIDTEGTIDWFCAPRFDSPSIFGSLLDAQRGGFCRVRPDTDDYVTRQLYLPDTAILLTRYMTEAGVGEVIDFMPIAGHEPTDRHRIARLIRVVRGSMAFVGDIRPAFEYGTAEHTGIEPAPGDGVVFTGGGQSLTVHRVGDIVRRGDGQAGTIELVEGGLRVRGMLHAGERTGVLLETGGAAPTRVPVEELEAMLLDTQRYWRDWVARSTYRGRWREMVHRSAITLKLLTYAPTGALVAAPTAGLPEQVGGERNWDYRYTWIRDASFSVHALLGLGYAEEAEAFGQWLLARVQESAGDESGPLKIMYRVDGSSDLAETTLPSWSGYRDSSPVRIGNGAADQLQLDIYGEAMDSIQRAVDQGFQLSHVGWTEVSRMLDWVCDHWDTPEEGVWETRGGRQKFTFGRFMCWTALDRGIRLAESGGRPADVARWRHERDEIYRRLMTTSWDAERGAFVQHDGSTVLDAANLVMPAMGVISPRDPMWLSTLRAMEQELVSDSLVYRYNPAASPDGLRGSEGTFTLCSFWYVDALARTGRTEEAQLTFEKMLTYANHLGLYAEEIGLTGEQLGNFPQAFSHLSLINAAVNLDRLLDH
- a CDS encoding DUF4870 domain-containing protein, whose amino-acid sequence is MTTPPPQYPYGAAAPPQPMTPADEKLWATLVHLGGLFFGFLAPLVGYLVLKDRGPFVRAHTATALNFQLTLLIAYVVGTVLTFLIIGIFILIAAYILNIVLCIVAAVKANRGEWYTYPLTIRFLS
- a CDS encoding alpha-hydroxy-acid oxidizing protein, translated to MAQSSAAPVDDPAAFARGISRRTQSDIYRAGISGTRPRVPVDAGALEAAARRALSAEAFAYIAGGAGAERTVAANRAAFGRWQVWPRPLRDVSSRDLSIDFLGTRRPTPLLLAPLGVMELAHADADLAVARAAASLGVPYTISNQASVPMEEVTDAAPAASRMFQLYWSASDELNASLLRRAEASGCEAIVVTLDTHLLGWRTRDLDLAYLPFTRAMGIAQYTGDPVFQQLVRERARAAAAAPADPPAPAVRVTPKAVAAGVRIARRGSALTGSRSVRDNLRSPLPRAAVETFLEVFSTPALTWGDLAKAREWTSLPIILKGIVHPDDALRALDAGVDGIWVSNHGGRQIDQSVPTLEVLPAIAERVAGRVPLVFDSGVRQGSDAFIALALGATAVAIGRPYAYGLAVAGEAGVREAVRNLLAELDITLGLSGHMSIAELGPDALRPA